One Danio aesculapii chromosome 22, fDanAes4.1, whole genome shotgun sequence genomic window carries:
- the mstna gene encoding myostatin a encodes MFLLLYLSFWGVLGSQNQNLSTTTTTTTQAFVTPGDDNGQCTTCQFRQQSKLLRLHSIKSQILSILRLEQAPNISRDTVKLLLPKAPPLQELLDQYDQNGGISEDEEQASSETIITMATESQAITQLVGMPKCCMFALSPKILPDSILKALLWIYLRPAEEPTTVYIQISHLESSSEGNNHSSIRAQKIDVNARTNSWQHIDMKQLLKLWLKQPQSNFGIEIKAFDANGNDLAVTSTESGEEGLQPFLEVKISDTGKRSRRDTGLDCDEHSTESRCCRYPLTVDFEDFGWDWIIAPKRYKANYCSGECVQKYPHSHIVNKANPRGSAGPCCTPTKMSPINMLYFNDREQIIYGKIPSMVVDLCGCS; translated from the exons ATGTTTCTCCTTCTTTATCTGAGCTTTTGGGGTGTGTTGGGGTCACAAAATCAAAACCTGAgcacaacaacgacaacaacgaCGCAAGCATTTGTGACACCTGGAGACGACAACGGCCAGTGCACGACCTGCCAATTTAGACAGCAGAGTAAACTCTTGCGCCTACATTCTATCAAGTCTCAGATTTTGAGCATTCTGCGCCTAGAACAGGCTCCGAACATCAGTAGAGATACGGTCAAGCTACTCTTACCCAAAGCACCTCCGCTGCAGGAGCTCCTGGATCAGTATGACCAAAATGGAGGTATTAGTGAGGATGAGGAACAAGCAAGCAGCGAGACCATCATTACTATGGCCACTGAAT CTCAAGCCATCACCCAGCTTGTGGGAATGCCTAAGTGTTGCATGTTCGCATTGAGTCCAAAGATTCTGCCTGACAGCATCCTGAAGGCCCTGCTCTGGATCTACCTCCGACCAGCTGAGGAGCCAACCACAGTCTACATCCAGATATCTCATCTGGAGTCTTCTTCTGAAGGGAACAACCACTCGAGTATACGTGCGCAAAAAATTGACGTGAATGCCCGGACAAATTCTTGGCAACACATCGACATGAAGCAGCTGTTGAAACTCTGGCTCAAACAGCCCCAGAGTAACTTTGGGATAGAAATCAAGGCCTTTGATGCAAATGGGAATGACCTGGCAGTGACCTCCACAGAATCTGGAGAAGAAGGACTG CAACCCTTCCTGGAGGTGAAAATATCAGACACCGGGAAGCGATCCAGACGGGACACTGGCCTTGATTGTGATGAGCATTCCACTGAATCTCGCTGCTGCAGGTATCCACTCACGGTTGACTTCGAGGACTTCGGATGGGACTGGATAATTGCTCCCAAGCGCTACAAGGCCAATTACTGCTCCGGTGAATGTGTGCAGAAGTACCCCCACAGTCACATCGTCAACAAGGCCAACCCAAGGGGCAGTGCAGGTCCCTGCTGCACTCCTACTAAGATGTCACCCATAAACATGTTGTATTTCAATGATCGTGAGCAGATAATCTACGGAAAAATCCCTTCGATGGTGGTAGACCTTTGCGGTTGCTCTTGA